One Streptomyces sp. ML-6 genomic region harbors:
- a CDS encoding SGNH/GDSL hydrolase family protein has translation MARRIAAGAAYGGGSIGLLGAAAVGVLLAEVQLAKRQVGGGVAPVPPSADGRYGVAFAGPAEPLRLGLLGDSTAAGQGVRRAGQTPGALLASGLAAVSERPVDLRNVAQPGARSDDLERQVSLLLADTSRTPDVCVIMIGANDVTHRIPATQSVRCLTTAVRRLRTAGAEIVVGTCPDLGTIEPVYQPLRWLARRVSRQLAAAQTIGSVEQGGRTVSLGDLLGPEFEENPRELFGPDNYHPSAEGYATAAMAVLPTLCAALGLWPESERLDGARREDMLPVAEAASQAAKEAGTEVTGARAPWALLKQRRRRRLPATTEPHPEPETHEEAEAAGSTSTENVPQDTSSSASVGASAGGTDGGTDRGTNGKKDGEQGGEPYGEPRNLPAN, from the coding sequence GTGGCACGGCGGATCGCGGCGGGCGCGGCCTACGGCGGCGGCAGCATCGGGTTGCTCGGTGCGGCGGCGGTGGGCGTCCTGCTGGCGGAGGTCCAGCTGGCGAAACGGCAGGTGGGGGGTGGTGTCGCACCGGTTCCGCCGAGCGCCGACGGGCGGTACGGGGTGGCGTTCGCCGGGCCCGCGGAACCGCTGCGCCTGGGATTGCTGGGGGACTCGACGGCGGCCGGACAGGGGGTGCGCCGGGCCGGACAGACCCCGGGCGCGCTGCTCGCGTCGGGGCTCGCGGCGGTCTCCGAACGGCCGGTGGACCTGCGCAACGTCGCCCAGCCGGGTGCCCGGTCGGACGATCTCGAACGGCAGGTCTCGCTGTTACTCGCCGACACCTCCCGTACGCCCGACGTGTGCGTGATCATGATCGGCGCGAACGACGTCACGCACCGGATCCCGGCCACCCAGTCGGTGCGCTGTCTGACCACCGCGGTGCGCAGGCTGCGCACCGCGGGTGCGGAGATCGTGGTCGGCACCTGCCCCGACCTGGGCACGATCGAGCCGGTCTACCAGCCGCTGCGCTGGCTGGCCCGGCGGGTGAGCCGGCAGCTGGCGGCGGCCCAGACGATCGGCTCGGTGGAACAGGGCGGGCGCACGGTGTCGCTGGGCGACCTGCTCGGGCCGGAGTTCGAGGAGAACCCCCGGGAGCTGTTCGGGCCGGACAACTACCACCCGTCGGCGGAGGGCTACGCCACGGCGGCGATGGCGGTGCTGCCCACGCTCTGCGCGGCGCTGGGGCTGTGGCCGGAGTCCGAGCGGCTGGACGGGGCCCGGCGCGAGGACATGCTGCCGGTGGCCGAGGCGGCCTCCCAGGCGGCCAAGGAGGCCGGTACGGAGGTCACGGGGGCCCGGGCGCCCTGGGCGCTCCTCAAGCAGCGCAGGCGGCGTCGTCTGCCCGCGACCACGGAGCCCCACCCCGAGCCGGAGACGCACGAGGAAGCGGAAGCAGCCGGGAGCACGAGCACCGAGAACGTCCCGCAGGACACGAGCAGCAGTGCGAGCGTCGGCGCCTCGGCCGGAGGAACGGACGGGGGAACGGACCGCGGAACGAACGGGAAGAAGGACGGGGAGCAAGGCGGGGAACCGTACGGAGAACCGCGCAATCTCCCGGCCAACTGA
- a CDS encoding acetyl-CoA C-acetyltransferase, producing the protein MPEAVIVSAARSPIGRAFKGSLKELRADDLTATIIRTALAKVPELDPKDIDDLMLGCGLPGGEQGNNLGRIIAVQMGMDHLPGCTVTRYCSSSLQTSRMALHAIKAGEGDVFISAGVEMVSRFSKGNSDSWPDTHNPLFADAEARTAARAEQEGADWHDPREDGLVPDAYIAMGQTAENLARLKGITRQDMDEFGVRSQNLAEEALKNGFWEREITPVTTPDGTVVAKDDGPRAGVTMEGVQGLKPVFRPDGLVTAGNCCPLNDGAAALVIMSDTKARELGLTPLARIVSTGVSGLSPEIMGYGPVEASKQALKRAGLTIDDIDLAEINEAFAAQVIPSYRDLGLPLEKVNVNGGAIAVGHPFGMTGARITGTLINSLQFHDKQFGLETMCVGGGQGMAMVIERLS; encoded by the coding sequence ATGCCCGAAGCCGTGATCGTCTCTGCCGCCCGTTCCCCCATCGGCCGGGCCTTCAAGGGTTCGTTGAAGGAGCTGCGCGCGGACGACCTGACCGCCACGATCATCCGGACGGCCCTGGCGAAGGTGCCCGAGCTGGACCCGAAGGACATCGACGACCTGATGCTCGGCTGCGGTCTGCCGGGCGGCGAGCAGGGCAACAACCTGGGCCGGATCATCGCCGTGCAGATGGGCATGGACCACCTCCCGGGCTGTACGGTCACCCGCTACTGCTCGTCCTCCCTGCAGACCAGCCGAATGGCGCTGCACGCCATCAAGGCCGGCGAGGGCGACGTCTTCATCTCGGCCGGTGTCGAGATGGTGTCCCGCTTCTCGAAGGGCAACTCCGACAGCTGGCCGGACACCCACAACCCGCTGTTCGCCGACGCCGAGGCCCGCACCGCGGCCCGCGCCGAGCAGGAGGGCGCCGACTGGCACGACCCGCGCGAGGACGGCCTGGTCCCGGACGCGTACATCGCGATGGGGCAGACCGCGGAGAACCTGGCCCGCCTCAAGGGCATCACCCGCCAGGACATGGACGAGTTCGGCGTCCGCTCGCAGAACCTCGCCGAGGAAGCCCTCAAGAACGGCTTCTGGGAGCGCGAGATCACCCCGGTCACCACCCCGGACGGCACGGTCGTCGCCAAGGACGACGGCCCGCGCGCGGGCGTCACCATGGAGGGCGTCCAGGGCCTGAAGCCGGTGTTCCGCCCGGACGGTCTGGTCACCGCGGGCAACTGCTGCCCGCTCAACGACGGTGCCGCCGCGCTCGTGATCATGTCCGACACCAAGGCGCGCGAGCTGGGCCTGACCCCGCTGGCCCGGATCGTCTCGACCGGCGTCTCGGGCCTCTCCCCCGAGATCATGGGGTACGGCCCGGTGGAGGCCAGCAAGCAGGCGCTGAAGCGGGCCGGGCTGACCATCGACGACATCGACCTGGCCGAGATCAACGAGGCGTTCGCCGCACAGGTGATCCCCTCCTACCGCGACCTCGGCCTGCCGCTGGAGAAGGTCAACGTCAACGGCGGCGCCATCGCCGTCGGCCACCCCTTCGGCATGACCGGCGCCCGGATCACCGGCACGCTGATCAACAGCCTGCAGTTCCACGACAAGCAGTTCGGCCTGGAGACCATGTGCGTGGGCGGCGGCCAGGGCATGGCGATGGTCATCGAGCGGCTGAGCTGA
- a CDS encoding Bax inhibitor-1/YccA family protein — protein sequence MRSSNPVFSRRGFSRDNGYAGFNAAPQAGAPAAGTNPYAQGAAANPYATNPYAQPDTQYGAPQAPARSGAMTIDDVVTRTAITLGTVVLGATAAWWLLPVDEANLGKSYGIAIGAALVAFVLSLVQSFKRKPVPALIVSYAAFEGVFLGVISSAVSTYIGPGVVMQAVMGTMCVFAGVLLAYKMRWIRVTRRFYGFVMAAAMGFMLLMVVNLLFAVFGGGDGLGFRSGGLGILFGVIGIILGACFLALDFKQVEDGIAFGAPREESWLAAFGLTMTLVWIYLEMLRLLSILSGDD from the coding sequence ATGAGGAGCAGCAACCCGGTCTTCTCGCGACGGGGCTTCAGCCGCGACAACGGATACGCGGGCTTCAACGCGGCGCCGCAGGCCGGGGCCCCCGCAGCGGGCACCAACCCGTACGCGCAGGGCGCCGCCGCGAACCCGTACGCCACCAACCCCTACGCCCAGCCGGACACCCAGTACGGTGCCCCGCAGGCGCCGGCGCGCTCCGGCGCGATGACGATCGACGACGTCGTCACGCGGACCGCGATCACGCTCGGCACCGTGGTGCTCGGCGCGACGGCCGCCTGGTGGCTGCTGCCGGTCGACGAGGCCAACCTCGGCAAGTCGTACGGCATTGCGATCGGTGCCGCGCTGGTGGCGTTCGTCCTGTCGCTCGTCCAGTCCTTCAAGCGCAAGCCGGTTCCGGCGCTGATCGTCTCGTACGCCGCCTTCGAGGGCGTCTTCCTCGGGGTGATCTCCAGCGCGGTCAGCACGTACATCGGGCCGGGCGTCGTGATGCAGGCGGTGATGGGCACCATGTGTGTCTTCGCCGGTGTGCTCCTGGCGTACAAGATGCGCTGGATCCGCGTCACCCGCCGCTTCTACGGCTTTGTGATGGCCGCCGCCATGGGCTTCATGCTCCTGATGGTGGTGAACCTGCTGTTCGCCGTCTTCGGTGGCGGTGACGGCCTGGGCTTCCGCAGCGGTGGCCTCGGCATCCTCTTCGGTGTCATCGGGATCATCCTCGGCGCCTGCTTCCTGGCGCTGGACTTCAAGCAGGTCGAGGACGGCATCGCGTTCGGCGCCCCGCGCGAGGAGTCCTGGCTGGCCGCCTTCGGCCTCACCATGACCCTGGTGTGGATCTACCTGGAGATGCTGCGTCTGCTCTCCATCCTGAGCGGCGACGACTGA
- a CDS encoding metalloregulator ArsR/SmtB family transcription factor, giving the protein MSAPLYQLKAEFFKTLGHPVRIRVLELLSEREHAVSEMLGEIGVEPAHLSQQLAVLRRANLVVTRREGSGVYYSLANAQVAELLRVARTILSGVLAGQAELLADLRAADPDRR; this is encoded by the coding sequence ATGAGCGCACCGCTGTACCAACTGAAGGCCGAGTTCTTCAAGACGCTCGGTCACCCCGTGCGCATCCGGGTGCTGGAGCTCCTCAGCGAGCGGGAGCACGCCGTTTCGGAGATGCTGGGCGAGATCGGCGTCGAGCCGGCCCACCTCTCGCAGCAGCTGGCCGTGCTGCGGCGGGCGAACCTGGTGGTCACCCGCCGGGAGGGCTCGGGCGTGTACTACTCGCTGGCCAACGCGCAGGTGGCGGAGCTGCTGAGGGTCGCCAGGACCATCCTCTCGGGGGTTCTCGCCGGCCAGGCCGAGCTGCTGGCCGACCTGCGCGCAGCCGACCCGGACCGCCGCTAA
- a CDS encoding ATP-binding protein has translation MTERLEALPLRHVLTLPAMGAAVRTARETTEQVLVEWGIGLNHPSVGPTLLILSELVTNSVRHAAVLSPNVTVLYAAGPDTFAFGVHDRHPYRPALHAPAVGAAGGGLATVTELTLALGGTAVVRDDADGLGKSIWITVPLQ, from the coding sequence ATGACGGAGCGGCTCGAAGCCCTGCCCCTGCGCCACGTGCTGACCCTGCCCGCGATGGGCGCCGCCGTCCGCACGGCGCGCGAGACCACCGAGCAGGTGCTGGTCGAGTGGGGCATCGGCCTGAACCACCCCAGCGTCGGCCCGACCCTGCTGATCCTCAGCGAGCTGGTCACCAACAGCGTCCGGCACGCGGCCGTGCTGTCCCCCAACGTGACCGTGCTCTACGCGGCGGGCCCGGACACGTTCGCGTTCGGCGTCCACGACCGACACCCGTACCGGCCCGCCCTGCACGCACCGGCCGTCGGCGCGGCCGGCGGCGGCCTGGCCACGGTCACCGAACTCACCCTGGCCCTCGGGGGCACGGCCGTCGTGCGCGACGACGCGGACGGACTGGGCAAGAGCATCTGGATCACCGTGCCCCTGCAGTGA
- a CDS encoding SpoIIE family protein phosphatase, whose protein sequence is MVASDAWRVEAERDAPSAPGGLLDALSVAAVVLGADGRIALWSPQAQDLFGWSAEEALGQYAATLMVAEEHVDQVVELFAAVMAGKGSWAGVFPVRHKDGSTRRLEFRNMRLLDEHGDAYALGIVCEEATVRSVEHDLALHARLVVQAPFGLAVLDPGLRLLLVNPALERITGRPAAEHLGRGPRELLPFLDGEGIESAMRRVLATGVSVRDRFMTGRSPADPGHESAWSMSCYRLEDAAGRLLGVTMIMSDVTEQHRASLEAAEARRRLAVIARASERVGTALDLELTARELAEVVVDELADIAAVDVLDSVLAASEPVAPLDRGPHAFRSLAVAAGHESPGMLAADPPGETALYAAERLVTRCVTTGRPVLVAEVADRDLHRIARNEKAVHLMKEAGAHSYLAVPLTARGQVLGVLDLVRTRDPRPFDDDDVAMACELASRAAVCIDNARWYQHVHGTALTLQRHLLPHRPPQPSGLRIAYRYQPAEADSGIGGDWFDAIPLPQGRTALVVGDVMGHGINAAAAMGQLRTATRALAGLELAPAEVLHHLDRVTADLHETTATCVYAALDPHRRTYRVALAGHPPPVLLRPGRAPRLLDLPTGAPLGVGGVPFRTANLDLRAGDSLVLYTDGLVETRDEPIDVRLGSLLRLLAEPFDSLEAICDRVLTVLRHPGHDDDVALLIARLTPDRG, encoded by the coding sequence ATGGTTGCGTCGGATGCGTGGCGGGTGGAGGCGGAGCGGGACGCCCCGTCGGCTCCGGGCGGCCTGCTCGACGCGCTGAGCGTGGCCGCGGTGGTGCTCGGTGCCGACGGGCGGATCGCGCTGTGGAGCCCGCAGGCCCAGGACCTGTTCGGCTGGAGCGCCGAGGAGGCGCTGGGACAGTACGCGGCCACGCTGATGGTCGCGGAGGAGCACGTGGACCAGGTCGTGGAACTGTTCGCGGCCGTCATGGCCGGGAAGGGCAGCTGGGCCGGGGTCTTCCCCGTACGGCACAAGGACGGCTCCACCCGCCGGCTGGAGTTCCGCAACATGCGGCTGCTGGACGAGCACGGCGACGCGTACGCGCTGGGGATCGTCTGCGAAGAGGCCACGGTGCGCAGCGTGGAGCACGATCTGGCGCTCCACGCCCGCCTGGTGGTGCAGGCGCCCTTCGGGCTGGCCGTGCTGGACCCCGGGCTGCGCCTCCTGCTGGTCAACCCGGCGCTGGAACGGATCACCGGCCGGCCGGCCGCCGAACACCTGGGCCGCGGCCCCCGCGAACTGCTGCCGTTCCTGGACGGCGAGGGGATCGAGTCCGCCATGCGCCGGGTGCTGGCCACCGGCGTCTCCGTGCGCGACCGGTTCATGACCGGCCGTTCCCCCGCCGACCCCGGCCACGAGAGCGCCTGGTCGATGTCGTGCTACCGGCTGGAGGACGCCGCCGGGCGGCTGCTCGGCGTCACGATGATCATGTCGGACGTGACCGAGCAGCACCGGGCGTCCCTCGAGGCCGCGGAGGCCCGGCGGCGGCTGGCGGTCATCGCCCGCGCCTCCGAGCGGGTCGGCACCGCCCTGGACCTGGAGCTCACCGCCCGCGAACTGGCGGAGGTGGTGGTGGACGAGCTGGCCGACATCGCGGCGGTCGACGTCCTCGACTCGGTCCTGGCCGCCTCCGAGCCGGTCGCCCCGCTCGACCGGGGCCCGCACGCCTTCCGGTCCCTGGCCGTGGCCGCCGGCCACGAGAGCCCCGGCATGCTCGCCGCCGACCCGCCGGGGGAGACCGCCCTCTACGCGGCGGAGCGCCTGGTCACCCGCTGCGTGACCACCGGCCGCCCGGTCCTCGTGGCCGAGGTCGCCGACCGGGACCTGCACCGCATCGCCCGCAACGAGAAGGCCGTGCACCTGATGAAGGAGGCGGGCGCGCACTCCTACCTGGCCGTGCCGCTGACCGCCCGCGGCCAGGTCCTCGGCGTGCTCGACCTCGTACGCACCCGCGATCCGCGGCCGTTCGACGACGACGACGTCGCGATGGCCTGCGAGCTGGCCTCCCGCGCCGCCGTGTGCATCGACAACGCCCGCTGGTACCAGCACGTGCACGGCACCGCCCTGACCCTCCAGCGCCACCTGCTCCCGCACCGGCCCCCGCAGCCGTCCGGCCTGCGGATCGCCTACCGGTACCAGCCGGCGGAGGCGGACAGCGGGATCGGCGGCGACTGGTTCGACGCCATCCCCCTCCCGCAGGGCCGCACGGCCCTCGTCGTCGGCGACGTGATGGGCCACGGGATCAACGCCGCCGCCGCGATGGGACAGCTGCGCACCGCCACCCGCGCCCTCGCCGGCCTCGAACTCGCCCCCGCCGAGGTGCTGCACCACCTGGACCGCGTCACCGCCGACCTGCACGAGACGACCGCCACCTGCGTCTACGCCGCCCTCGACCCGCACCGCCGCACGTACCGCGTCGCGCTGGCCGGCCACCCGCCGCCCGTCCTGCTCCGGCCCGGCCGCGCCCCCCGGCTGCTGGACCTGCCCACCGGGGCGCCGCTGGGTGTCGGCGGCGTCCCCTTCCGCACCGCGAACCTGGACCTGCGGGCCGGGGACAGCCTCGTCCTCTACACCGACGGGCTGGTGGAGACCCGTGACGAGCCCATCGACGTCCGCCTGGGCTCCCTGCTGCGCCTCCTCGCCGAACCCTTCGACTCCCTGGAGGCGATCTGCGACCGGGTGCTGACCGTGCTGCGCCACCCCGGCCACGACGACGACGTCGCCCTGCTCATCGCACGGCTCACCCCCGACCGGGGCTGA
- a CDS encoding ABC transporter ATP-binding protein, whose protein sequence is MTTISTAPRATTVAARATDLSKVYGEGETRVTALDGVTVDFPRGEFTAIMGPSGSGKSTLMHCVAGLDSFSSGSVRIGDTELGSLKDKQLTQLRRDKIGFIFQAFNLLPTLTAYENITLPMDIAGRKPDAEWVRRVIDMVGLSDRLSHRPTELSGGQQQRVAVARALASQPEIIFGDEPTGNLDSRSGAEVLGFLRNSVRELGQTVVMVTHDPAAASYADRVIFLADGRIVDQMLHPTADGVLDRMKAFDAKGRTS, encoded by the coding sequence GTGACCACCATTTCCACCGCACCCCGCGCCACCACGGTGGCTGCCCGCGCCACGGATCTGTCGAAGGTCTACGGAGAGGGCGAGACCCGGGTGACCGCCCTGGACGGGGTCACCGTGGACTTCCCCCGCGGCGAGTTCACCGCGATCATGGGCCCGTCCGGCTCCGGCAAGTCCACGCTGATGCACTGCGTGGCCGGTCTCGACAGCTTCAGCAGCGGTTCGGTGCGGATCGGCGACACGGAGCTGGGCTCCCTCAAGGACAAGCAGCTCACCCAGCTCCGCCGGGACAAGATCGGCTTCATCTTCCAGGCGTTCAACCTGCTCCCCACGCTGACGGCGTACGAGAACATCACGCTCCCCATGGACATCGCGGGCCGCAAGCCCGACGCCGAATGGGTGCGCCGGGTCATCGACATGGTGGGGCTCTCCGACCGGCTGAGCCACCGGCCCACCGAACTCTCCGGCGGGCAGCAGCAGCGCGTGGCGGTGGCCCGCGCCCTGGCCTCGCAGCCGGAGATCATCTTCGGTGACGAGCCCACCGGGAACCTGGACTCCCGCTCCGGCGCCGAGGTCCTCGGCTTCCTGCGCAACTCGGTGCGCGAGCTGGGCCAGACCGTGGTGATGGTGACCCACGACCCGGCCGCCGCCTCCTACGCGGACCGGGTCATCTTCCTCGCGGACGGCCGGATCGTCGACCAGATGCTGCACCCCACCGCGGACGGGGTCCTCGACCGGATGAAGGCGTTCGACGCCAAGGGCCGCACCAGCTGA
- a CDS encoding ABC transporter permease produces MFRTALRNVLAHKARLLMTVLAVMLGVAFVSGTLVFTDTLGNALRNQSAKSYDDVAVAVTTYADQRDEKVSGITTATLKKLQGLDGVDTATGRVSGFAGVADPDGKLIGNGWSNTGGNYFPGKDGKDHAYTFVEGTGPTSADRIALDKETAKKGEYQVGDRVRVATNGPVKEYVLSGVFTTEDGAVNAGGSLVLFDTEVAQKLYLRPGVFREATVSAASGASADELLSAVKPLLPKDAEAKTGQDLADEQAKQIESGLSTINTMLLAFAGIALFVGVFLIANTFTMLVAQRTKELALMRAVGASRRQVKRSVLIEAAVVGAIASVIGFALGLGLATGLRSMMGMFGGKIPAGPLVVSPTAVGSAFAVGILITVVAAWLPARRAAKIPPVAAMSSVHATATVKSLVLRNSIGAVLTLLGSAGIVAGAAKSGSDGRTLIAAGAFLALIGVIVLIPLLSRPVIALVRPLLKRLFGVSGKLAAQNAVRNPRRTGATASALAIGLTLVTGISVLGVTLGQAVDRMTTDNVRADYMVTMASGDALDESALAALEKTKGASAVSPQQATSIQVEEEYHSASAVTPGALQQVFAIETVSGSLDSLGKGEIAVAEKTAKSNGWKTGDTLPVTFEDEKKGKLKVGALYKGNEFLSPVLLPKDIADQHGSLANIREVWLKMDGGATEANEQAVVDALGDNPAMSIMDRQDIRDMFGGSVNLAMNIMYGLLAMALIIAVLGVINTLAMSVFERQQEIGMLRAIGLDRRRVKRMIRLEAVVISLFGAVIGVALGMFLGWAIGQTLSSEIPEYALVIPWDRIAVFLVLAGAVGVLAALWPARSAAKLNMLTAIKTE; encoded by the coding sequence ATGTTCCGTACCGCCCTGCGCAATGTGCTCGCGCACAAGGCCAGGCTGCTGATGACCGTGCTCGCCGTGATGCTCGGCGTGGCCTTCGTCTCCGGCACGCTGGTCTTCACCGACACCCTCGGCAACGCCCTTCGCAACCAGTCGGCCAAGAGCTACGACGACGTCGCCGTCGCCGTCACCACCTACGCCGACCAGCGGGACGAGAAGGTCTCCGGCATCACCACCGCCACCCTGAAGAAGCTTCAGGGCCTGGACGGCGTCGACACCGCCACCGGCCGGGTCTCCGGCTTCGCCGGGGTCGCCGACCCCGACGGCAAGCTGATAGGCAACGGCTGGTCCAACACCGGCGGGAACTACTTCCCCGGCAAGGACGGCAAGGACCACGCGTACACCTTCGTCGAGGGCACGGGTCCGACCTCGGCCGACCGGATCGCGCTCGACAAGGAGACCGCCAAGAAGGGCGAGTACCAGGTCGGCGACCGGGTCCGGGTCGCCACGAACGGCCCGGTGAAGGAGTACGTCCTCTCCGGCGTCTTCACCACCGAGGACGGCGCGGTCAACGCCGGCGGCAGCCTGGTCCTCTTCGACACCGAGGTCGCCCAGAAGCTGTACCTGAGGCCCGGCGTGTTCCGTGAGGCCACCGTGTCCGCCGCTTCCGGCGCCTCCGCCGACGAGCTGCTGTCCGCGGTGAAGCCGCTGCTGCCCAAGGACGCCGAGGCCAAGACCGGCCAGGACCTCGCGGACGAGCAGGCCAAGCAGATCGAGAGCGGTCTGAGCACCATCAACACCATGCTGCTCGCCTTCGCCGGCATCGCCCTGTTCGTCGGCGTCTTCCTGATCGCCAACACCTTCACGATGCTGGTGGCCCAGCGCACCAAGGAGCTGGCCCTGATGCGCGCCGTCGGCGCCTCCCGCCGCCAGGTCAAGCGCTCGGTGCTCATCGAGGCCGCCGTGGTCGGCGCGATCGCCTCGGTCATCGGCTTCGCCCTCGGTCTCGGCCTCGCCACCGGGCTGCGTTCCATGATGGGCATGTTCGGCGGGAAGATCCCGGCCGGTCCGCTGGTGGTCTCGCCCACCGCGGTCGGCTCCGCCTTCGCCGTCGGCATCCTGATCACCGTGGTGGCCGCCTGGCTGCCCGCCCGCCGGGCCGCGAAGATCCCGCCGGTCGCGGCGATGAGCAGCGTGCACGCGACGGCCACCGTCAAGTCCCTGGTGCTGCGCAACTCGATCGGCGCGGTGCTCACCCTGCTGGGCTCGGCGGGGATCGTGGCGGGCGCGGCCAAGTCCGGGTCGGACGGACGGACCCTCATCGCCGCGGGTGCCTTCCTCGCGCTGATCGGTGTCATCGTGCTGATCCCGCTGCTGTCGCGGCCGGTGATCGCACTGGTCCGCCCGCTGCTGAAGCGGCTGTTCGGGGTCTCCGGCAAGCTGGCCGCGCAGAACGCGGTCCGCAACCCGCGCCGTACCGGCGCCACCGCCTCCGCGCTGGCGATCGGCCTCACCCTGGTCACCGGCATCTCGGTGCTCGGCGTCACCCTCGGCCAGGCGGTCGACCGGATGACCACGGACAACGTCCGGGCCGACTACATGGTGACGATGGCGAGCGGCGACGCGCTCGACGAGTCGGCGCTCGCCGCCCTGGAGAAGACCAAGGGCGCCTCGGCGGTCTCGCCGCAGCAGGCCACCTCGATCCAGGTCGAGGAGGAGTACCACTCCGCGTCCGCCGTCACCCCCGGTGCCTTGCAGCAGGTCTTCGCGATCGAGACCGTCTCCGGTTCGCTCGACTCGCTCGGCAAGGGCGAGATCGCCGTCGCCGAGAAGACCGCGAAGTCCAACGGCTGGAAGACCGGCGACACCCTGCCGGTGACGTTCGAGGACGAGAAGAAGGGCAAGCTGAAGGTCGGCGCCCTCTACAAGGGGAACGAGTTCCTCTCCCCGGTCCTGCTCCCGAAGGACATCGCCGACCAGCACGGCAGCCTGGCCAACATCCGTGAGGTCTGGCTGAAGATGGACGGCGGCGCGACCGAGGCCAACGAGCAGGCCGTGGTGGACGCGCTGGGCGACAACCCGGCCATGAGCATCATGGACCGTCAGGACATCCGTGACATGTTCGGCGGCTCGGTCAACCTCGCGATGAACATCATGTACGGGCTGCTGGCGATGGCCCTGATCATCGCGGTGCTCGGGGTCATCAACACCCTGGCGATGTCGGTCTTCGAGCGCCAGCAGGAGATCGGCATGCTGCGGGCCATCGGCCTGGACCGGCGCAGGGTGAAGCGCATGATCCGGCTGGAGGCCGTGGTCATCTCGCTCTTCGGCGCGGTGATCGGTGTCGCGCTCGGCATGTTCCTCGGCTGGGCGATCGGGCAGACCCTGTCGTCGGAGATCCCTGAGTACGCGCTGGTCATCCCGTGGGACCGGATCGCGGTCTTCCTGGTGCTGGCGGGTGCCGTGGGCGTGCTGGCCGCGCTCTGGCCGGCCCGCAGCGCCGCGAAGCTGAACATGCTGACGGCGATCAAGACCGAGTAG
- a CDS encoding cyclopropane-fatty-acyl-phospholipid synthase family protein, translated as MADAALRLTALVEELLGERLPVRIRAWDGSESGPPGAPVLVVRSRRALRRLLWKPGELGLARAWVAGEIDIEGDLYETLDLLAALIWERPDTAGDRVHPARDPRVRAFAKGLLRLAGPWPPPPPPPEEVRRRAGALHTRRRDKEAISHHYDVGNDFYELVLGPSMVYSCAYWADGADLEGAQRDKLDLVCRKLALKEGDRLLDVGCGWGSMAIHAAREYGARVTGVTLSAEQAAYARKRVAEEGLTDRVEIRVQDYRDVRDGPYDAVSSIGMAEHVGAARFREYADGLYALLKPGGRLLNHQIARRPERDESAYHVDDFIDAYVFPDGELAPVGRTVTALEEAGFEARDVESIREHYALTLRRWVANLEKQWDRAVRMTSYGRARVWRLYMAACALSFEHNRIGVNQILVVRPAEGGSSRMPLRARDWTASATG; from the coding sequence ATGGCAGACGCCGCGCTGCGGCTGACCGCTCTCGTCGAGGAGTTGCTGGGAGAAAGGCTGCCGGTCCGGATCCGGGCCTGGGACGGCAGCGAATCAGGACCGCCCGGTGCACCCGTGCTCGTCGTCCGCAGCCGCCGCGCGCTGCGCAGGCTGCTCTGGAAGCCGGGCGAACTGGGCCTGGCCCGCGCCTGGGTGGCGGGCGAGATCGACATCGAGGGCGACCTCTACGAGACCCTGGACCTCCTGGCCGCACTGATCTGGGAACGCCCCGACACCGCCGGGGACCGGGTCCACCCGGCCCGCGACCCCCGGGTCCGGGCCTTCGCCAAGGGGCTGCTGCGACTGGCCGGCCCCTGGCCCCCGCCGCCCCCGCCGCCCGAGGAGGTCCGCCGCCGCGCCGGCGCCCTGCACACCAGGCGCCGTGACAAGGAGGCCATCAGCCACCACTACGACGTGGGCAACGACTTCTACGAACTGGTCCTCGGCCCGTCCATGGTCTACTCCTGCGCCTACTGGGCGGACGGCGCGGACCTGGAGGGCGCCCAGCGCGACAAGCTGGACCTGGTCTGCCGCAAGCTCGCGCTGAAGGAGGGCGACCGCCTCCTGGACGTCGGCTGCGGCTGGGGCTCGATGGCCATCCACGCGGCCCGCGAGTACGGCGCCAGGGTCACCGGGGTGACGCTCTCCGCCGAACAGGCCGCCTACGCCAGGAAACGCGTCGCGGAGGAGGGTCTGACCGACCGGGTGGAGATCCGGGTCCAGGACTACCGGGACGTCAGGGACGGCCCGTACGACGCCGTCTCGTCCATCGGCATGGCCGAGCACGTCGGCGCGGCCCGCTTCCGGGAGTACGCCGACGGCCTCTACGCGCTCCTCAAGCCCGGCGGCCGGCTCCTCAACCACCAGATCGCCCGCCGCCCGGAGCGGGACGAGTCCGCGTACCACGTGGACGACTTCATCGACGCCTACGTCTTCCCGGACGGCGAACTGGCCCCGGTCGGACGGACCGTGACGGCCCTTGAGGAGGCCGGTTTCGAGGCCCGCGACGTGGAGTCGATCCGCGAACACTACGCCCTGACCCTGCGCCGGTGGGTCGCCAACCTGGAGAAGCAGTGGGACCGCGCGGTCCGGATGACCTCGTACGGGCGGGCCAGGGTCTGGCGCCTCTACATGGCCGCCTGCGCGCTCTCCTTCGAGCACAACAGGATCGGCGTCAACCAGATCCTCGTGGTGCGTCCGGCGGAGGGCGGGTCCTCCCGCATGCCGCTGCGGGCCCGCGACTGGACGGCGTCCGCGACCGGCTGA